The DNA region GTGCCGGGTGAGGCGGTCGCGAAGCGACCGCCATGGGATGCTGAGTCGCGCGGTCCCCGGGCCCCGGGCGGCAAGGATCGCCAGTGTCCCGATCACCCGCTAGCAGGGGTCAGGACCTGACACCGACCCCCCGTCGGGCACGAGCCCGTCGAGCAGGTCGCGCACCTGGTCGGGGGTGTCGAGACGGTAGTGGGCGGCGGTCGTGCGTGCGTCGTCTTCGCCGCACACCACCACGCCGATGCCGTCGGCGGCGATGGCGTCGAAGGCGTCCTCGTCGGTGACGTCGTCGCCCACGTACAGCGGGACGACATCGGGGCGGTCCAGGCCGAGGGCGTCCAGCAGCCAGCGCAGCGCCTTGCCCTTGTCCCACGCCACGGCCGGTCGCACCTCGAAGATCTTCTTGCCGCCGGTCTTGCGCAGCTGGCCCTCGGCGGCCGTGACGGCCTGGTCGACCGCCTCCTCGATGGCCTGGACCCGCGCCGGGTCGGCCTGGCGGAAGTGGACGGCGACGGCGAAGCGCTTGCGCTCCACCGACACCCCGGGGATCGCCCCGAGCACGTCCTCGAGCGCGGTCTGCGCCCGGTCGAGCGCGGGCAGGGCCTCGGGGGCGCGCTCGTGGCGCGCACCATCGGGCTCGACGATGTCGAAGCCGTGGCTGCCGGCGTAGGCGATGCCGTCGATGCCGACCATCGCCCGCACGTCGGCGAGGTCGCGCCCGCTGACGATCGCCACGGGCACCACCGCGGCCAGGGCGCGGATCGCCTCCCGTGTCGACGCGGGCAGGGTGGCATCGGCCGCATGCTCGACGATGGGGGTCAGGGTCCCGTCGTAGTCCAGGAACACCGCCGGCGTCACGCCGGCGAGACGCTCGGCGATCTCGGCGGCCCGGTCCACCGCCGAGGGCAGGTCGCGGATCGCTGCGCGGCTCATGCCGCCCCCGCGGGGATGCGCGTGCCGGCGGCGACGACCTGCCCGTCGGCCAGCACCACGTCGGGACCGACCACCGCGGTGGCGCCGATCCGGGCGCCGGGCCCGACGATGGCGCCGCGCACCTGGACCTCCGCGCCCACCGCGACCCCGGCGTGC from Egibacteraceae bacterium includes:
- the otsB gene encoding trehalose-phosphatase, translating into MSRAAIRDLPSAVDRAAEIAERLAGVTPAVFLDYDGTLTPIVEHAADATLPASTREAIRALAAVVPVAIVSGRDLADVRAMVGIDGIAYAGSHGFDIVEPDGARHERAPEALPALDRAQTALEDVLGAIPGVSVERKRFAVAVHFRQADPARVQAIEEAVDQAVTAAEGQLRKTGGKKIFEVRPAVAWDKGKALRWLLDALGLDRPDVVPLYVGDDVTDEDAFDAIAADGIGVVVCGEDDARTTAAHYRLDTPDQVRDLLDGLVPDGGSVSGPDPC